One genomic region from Leguminivora glycinivorella isolate SPB_JAAS2020 chromosome 8, LegGlyc_1.1, whole genome shotgun sequence encodes:
- the LOC125229244 gene encoding uncharacterized protein LOC125229244 gives MASMEQLRGILHDIAKKENYISHKIDIKPITSEGANFTADLYIGTISEPLKPDIHIFAKAANLTEDARKNNEFFSRIYKIEALFYSEIAESFGRIYDKNQVAIGDRLNIPTYYSHNLLPYQEILVLENLEASGYQTFDRMKTFDWEYAAVAVTQMAKFHALGLSYRQEFGNESRDLIFDMSKDQDEMNKFTQQAVKSSCECLNEDYKQRLINFFSSKESMPNGMMKDKTMLIHGDFRPSNLMHRRHDGRLEIVLLDFQFMRMGNPAIDLIYFIFSGSDQEFRRLYYQSLLNHYFTQLTGALRHLHIDVENVYPRKTFDANMIEARPLGLMFGLTMAGMVMVAPEDAPKLTGDISSVLIKPNQLAQERIRGIVQDYVQWGIL, from the exons ATGGCAAGTATGGAACAACTACGAGGAATTCTTCATGATATCGCGAAGAAAGAAAATTATATCTCACACAAAATTGATATTAAACCTATAACATCAGAAGGAGCCAACTTTACAGCAGATTTGTACATAGGCACTATTTCAGAACCGTTGAAACCAGATATTCATATTTTTGCCAAGGCTGCAAATCTTACTGAAGATGCAAGGAAAAACAATGAATTCTTCTCAAGAATATATAAAATAGAGGCATTATTCTATTCTGAAATTGCAGAAAGTTTTGGTAGGATATACGACAAAAACCAAGTTGCAATCGGAGACAGGCTGAACATACCAACATATTACAGTCATAATTTACTGCCTTACCAGGAAATACTTGTGTTGGAAAATCTTGAGGCAAGTGGTTATCAAACGTTTGATAGAATGAAGACATTTGATTGGGAGTATGCAGCTGTAGCCGTAACTCAGATGGCAAAATTCCACGCACTAGGATTATCGTATCGTCAGGAATTTGGAAATGAATCTAGGGATCTTATTTTTGACATGTCCAAAGACCAAGATGAGATGAACAAATTTACGCAACAGGCAGTAAAAAGTTCTTGTGAATGTTTAAATGAAGATTATAAGCAGCGATTGATCAACTTTTTTTCTTCGAAAGAAAGTATGCCAAATGGGATGATGAAAGATAAAACAATGTTGATTCATGGAGATTTTAGGCCAAGTAATTTAATGCACAGACGTCAT gACGGCCGTTTGGAAATAGTTCTCCTAGACTTTCAATTCATGAGGATGGGAAACCCAGCAATAGACTTGATATACTTCATCTTCTCTGGTTCGGACCAGGAGTTTCGGCGTCTATACTACCAAAGTCTTCTGAACCACTACTTCACACAGCTGACTGGTGCGCTGCGACACTTGCACATTGACGTAGAAAATGTTTATCCTCGGAAAACTTTTGACGCTAACATGATTGAA gcGAGACCTCTGGGACTAATGTTTGGTCTGACGATGGCGGGGATGGTGATGGTGGCACCAGAAGACGCGCCGAAGCTGACAGGAGATATATCCAGTGTACTCATCAAACCCAACCAACTGGCACAGGAAAGAATCAGGGGCATAGTACAAGATTACGTACAATGGGGTATTTTATAA